One Pseudomonas syringae CC1557 genomic window, GGAAAACCACCCCATTCCTCGGTTTTACAATTTTTCGCCCAAGCAGGCCGAGCCTTCGAGGTTTGCCCCCATCTGCCCAGCCCTGTCGCTCGCAGTGCAAGGCGCTGACATTTTTCTGCATAAGTTTGCACACTGTGCAATTGCCGCTCCCCTGCGCAACCCCACGGCTGGCCTAGGCTGGAGTATTGCTTTCATCGCATCTGGGTTTGCACAAAAAACGGACGCAGAGCCCGTCGGCGGGAGGGGGATAAGTGATTTTTTAGCGCAAATTTTTTTCCACACCGCGCTTTGCATGCTAGAAATGCATACTCAACAAATCCCATTGAGAGGACCTTCATGAAATTCACCAACCCTGAGAAGCTGATAGTCTTTATGCTAGCTGAGATCTCTGAAAAACTTCAGATCGAGAGTATTGATTCAGATCTTATAAAAAGCGCGATAGTCACAGAAAACACTTGGGCCATAGATTGGGAGATGCCTGGGATCGTAGGCGGAGAGGCCGAGAATTTGCCAGAAGACGTGGTAAAGGTGGTGAGTTATCTAGAAATGTGGGAAAGGCTTGAGGAAGCTTTCGCCAACTTTAATGATGCGCAAATAGCGACATTCGGCGCGCACGCCAATACCTCTATACGCAGTCTAAAATTCCCTGGATTCGACGGAAATAACGAGGCTGAACTGCTATCAATTACCCGGATGCTTGTTGAGCAAATGGGACGCTTCTCACGATTTCTAGGGCGCGACCTGAACTCTCATTTTAGCGCCTCTGAGCACTACGAAAACATGTACTCACGTTATTCCCAAATCCAAGAAAGATCTAAAGGATTTTTAGCTTTACTTAGCCCTGAAGATGTCGCATATATTCTGCGAACCCCTCAAGAATAAATAAATCTGCAACGGAGTGCTGTATGGAAAATTTAAGATCAGTGCCAACAGACGTTTGGAATAGGATTGAGGGGCACGATTACAGGTCAAAGTTTTTTGTGGATTGCTATATTGAAAAGCTGAGAATGCAAACACCGCCTTTTCATCAGGCCCGCTTGATGAACGTATTCAGCGCCTGTGAGGAAATGCTTCGGTATCTCCAAGAATATGTCGATAACGACAAAAACGGCGCTTACGTTGAGTCAGCCCTGGATGAAATCAAGCGTTGTTTTCTGGCAGATTCTGTAGCGGCGGAACTATTCAAGGATCATCATCAGTTCATCAGGGACGTCAGTGGCAACACTTTCAGCACCACGATCTGCCAAAAGCTAGCAGTAATTTGCAAATCGATATTAAATACCCTAAGTGATTATAGACAGACACTAAAGACCGAGTTACGTGAAACAGTAGTGCAAGAGGGAGTGACAGGCGCTGAACTCAGAACCATACAAAAAATTGACAGCTTGACCGGCCTCTATATTACAGACCTATTAAACAGAGGCTATTCCCCAACATACCTCTTCAATCGTTCTGACTATCTAGCATACGCCAGCCACTACGGGGGAAAGAATTTTAAAGATCAGTTCGACTCGGTAGTAGCAAAATTAACTGCGGAAGACCTCGAATTCCAAGTTTACTACGCAATTTCTGCTACAAAACGAAAATCACTTCCTGAAGCACATAGCTCGCTTAGTTTTGTGACGGCACTCCCCGCTCTCACTTCTCGTGAGAACATAGACAAACTGAACAAAGATTTTAATACTAACTTATATTGCAGATTTACTGTGCGAGCGCAAGACTACATCAGCGCCGCACTGCATGCCAAAGAAAATTTAGCCGTATTTCTGGATACCTTCTTACCATTTGATCCAAAATCCGACGTCAAGATCTCGGGCTGCGCCTTGGTAATTCACCCCTCTACAATTCACAATCATCAACACTGTGTCAATGTTCGCCTACTCGGCAAACTTATGATCAACAACAGTGGTGTAGATACAAACAACCACGCTATGAATCTGGATCATCTTATAGCAGCACTGGATGATTCGTCATCGGACCAGCTCAGTAGGTCTCTAAGACATTTACGACTCGCTAGGGAGACTCCTTCGCTCGAACAGAAAATGCTGAATCTATGGATCAGCCTAGAAGCTCTTTTCTTAGTGGCAGATGGTACGATCATAGGCGGAATTATGGACTGCGTTCCTCAAATTTACGCGGTCCAAGGCCTCGTTCGTCGGCTGAGATATATGAAAGCGTTGCTTATAGCAAATCGCACTGCAATTCCTACACTAGCGCAGACAGCGATGTCTACCGAGCTAACTAGGTTCACGAAAAACATCAACGACAATCAAATGTTCGTGCTATTCAAAAATGACGACGCTTGCAACGAGCTATACGAATCAGTCGCCGGCAAAGAACATTTGAGATTCAGAATCCTCACGCTCCGGACTGAGTTCACGAACAACAAATCCATACACGCCAGACTCGAATCGACCCAAAAAGACGTCAACCTGCAACTGAGAAGAATTTATTTTTACAGAAACAAGATCGCACATACTGGGCACTTTCAGAATGTGAAACCACAACTAATTATGCATTTGACTGACTATCTTTATATGATATTTAGTTGCCTATCCGACGCAGCACTACTAGCTCGCAACAACCAGAAATACTCAATTGCAGAACTTATAATGTCAGCTCGCATGGGCGCTGATAAGGTCATCGCGGCCTCCAAGCATACCAGCAGTCAAATCTTGAGTTATTCGGGAATAGAACTTAAGCCTATCATGTAGGGACGAATCAAAGCGCTGCAGACAAAGAAAACGACACACTGCGCAAGTTTATTGGCACTTGTACGCGAACTGTTCTCAAAATCCAGCACCCAGACTAAATGCCTCGACGGGTCGGCCGAGTCCGACATTGCCTACCCGTCTCTAACCCTAAGGTAGGGCGACGGGAGCCTGATTACTTCATGATCAGACGCTCCACAAGCCTGAAAAAATGCTCCTACATCGTTATGGGCTTGAGTTTCCATAAGAGCAGGCCCGCGTTCGCTGCGCCGGTTGTAAACGCTGCCGCGTTGCCTGGCACAGGCGACGAACCGTGAACATGGCCCGCGATCTGGGTGTTCATCTGCTGCAGCAGATCCAGCGTGTCGCACAAGATCTGGAAGATGTTGACGTTTTCGGACCCTACCCAGCTTTTGGGTGCCTGGAAGCGCTGGCTCTCTTCGGCGAGGCTCTGACGCAGCCCTTCGATACGCTCTTGCATGTCGCCGCCGACCGTTGCGTTGTGCTTCTGCCCGACCACGAGGTTCAGATCTCGGCCAGTGGCCTGGTGCAGGTCGTCGACCGCTACCAAGCTCGCGGATCCGCCTGACAGCAGCTTGAGCGCGCCCAGCGCCTCGATCTTCTTCACGCCTCCTACCGACTCGGTCGAATGGTCATCCACCGTCCTGGTGTGGCTCTGTAAGCGCTCGGCGTTGGTCATCGCGTCGACCTCGCGTTCGATCGCCTGATCTTGGATCTTGCCGTCGGTCTTGCGCAACCAGTTGCCGTCCGCGTCGACGCGTTGTTGCACCGCATCGCTGTGCTGCCACACCTGGTCGCCCTTGGGGACCTTTGGCAGTGTTAGGCCGTGCGGCAGGATGGTCTGGATGTAGGGCTTATGTGGCAGGCCATAGGCAAAGCACACCACCACGCTGGTGCCCTCCTCCGGAAAGGCAAAGAATCCCATCTCATCCCCACCAACCGGCATGGGCAGCGGCACACCGGCCAGTACCGGCAGCGCTGTGTCGATCTCACCATCTGGACCCATCACCTGCAGGT contains:
- a CDS encoding YfbU family protein: MKFTNPEKLIVFMLAEISEKLQIESIDSDLIKSAIVTENTWAIDWEMPGIVGGEAENLPEDVVKVVSYLEMWERLEEAFANFNDAQIATFGAHANTSIRSLKFPGFDGNNEAELLSITRMLVEQMGRFSRFLGRDLNSHFSASEHYENMYSRYSQIQERSKGFLALLSPEDVAYILRTPQE